In Marinomonas posidonica IVIA-Po-181, a single window of DNA contains:
- a CDS encoding transporter substrate-binding domain-containing protein: MKKVLIAFAAMISATVASASDINLWEKSTLNDILTRGEIQVCLEAGYMPFDMRDKKGNIVGFDVDIAKSMAKAMGVKVDLRNTAWDGIIPALLTSKCDIIISGMTITAERNLKVNFTDPYIIVGQSILLSKDLEGKVSSYRDLNNSKYTIATKLGTTADYATKRYLSKAKVNLFETESEGALEVINGNADAFVYDLPFNAIYGSQNSDKLVHLDTPFTYEPLGMAIRKGDPDFMNFINNYLAQIKGDGTYDKIYNKWFVSDAWMKNIQ, from the coding sequence ATGAAAAAAGTATTGATTGCTTTTGCTGCTATGATCAGTGCAACGGTTGCGTCTGCTTCAGACATTAATCTTTGGGAAAAATCCACCTTGAATGACATTCTGACACGTGGCGAGATACAAGTGTGTCTTGAAGCGGGTTACATGCCATTCGATATGCGTGACAAAAAAGGCAACATCGTCGGTTTTGATGTGGACATTGCCAAATCTATGGCAAAAGCGATGGGTGTAAAAGTCGATCTACGCAATACAGCTTGGGACGGTATCATTCCAGCCTTGTTAACATCTAAGTGTGACATCATCATTTCTGGTATGACCATCACAGCTGAGCGTAACTTGAAAGTTAACTTTACTGATCCCTACATCATTGTTGGTCAAAGTATTTTGCTAAGCAAAGACCTAGAAGGCAAAGTCAGTTCTTACCGTGATCTAAATAACAGCAAGTACACAATCGCAACTAAGCTAGGTACGACGGCTGATTACGCGACTAAGCGTTACCTAAGCAAAGCTAAAGTAAACCTTTTTGAAACAGAATCTGAAGGTGCATTAGAAGTCATCAATGGTAATGCGGATGCTTTCGTATACGACTTGCCATTTAACGCTATCTACGGCTCACAGAACAGCGACAAATTGGTTCACCTAGATACGCCATTTACCTACGAACCGCTAGGTATGGCGATCCGTAAAGGTGATCCAGACTTTATGAATTTCATCAATAACTACCTAGCGCAAATCAAAGGTGATGGTACTTATGATAAAATTTACAACAAATGGTTCGTAAGTGATGCATGGATGAAAAACATCCAGTAA
- a CDS encoding GNAT family N-acetyltransferase, producing the protein MEILIDDLSGQDVKTLIQEHLDDMHATSPAESAHALDLSELKKPNIVFWTVWEKDQLLGCGALKTHNAKEGEIKSMRTSHLARNKGIASKLLNHILTTAKQSGLERISLETGPQDFFAPARALYQKNGFSECGPFADYQPDPYSVFMTKTL; encoded by the coding sequence ATGGAAATCCTCATCGACGATTTATCGGGACAAGACGTTAAAACCTTAATCCAAGAACACCTAGACGACATGCATGCGACCTCACCAGCTGAAAGCGCCCATGCCCTTGATCTTAGCGAACTTAAAAAGCCAAACATTGTTTTCTGGACCGTTTGGGAAAAAGACCAACTGCTTGGCTGCGGTGCCTTAAAAACACACAACGCTAAGGAAGGGGAAATCAAGTCTATGCGCACATCCCACTTAGCTCGTAATAAAGGCATTGCCTCCAAACTCCTTAACCACATTCTCACCACGGCAAAGCAAAGCGGATTAGAAAGAATCAGTTTGGAAACGGGCCCCCAAGATTTTTTTGCTCCCGCCAGAGCCTTGTACCAAAAAAATGGCTTCAGCGAATGTGGTCCATTTGCAGATTATCAACCCGACCCTTACAGTGTCTTCATGACAAAAACACTCTGA
- a CDS encoding class II fumarate hydratase, with translation MKMRIEKDSMGELEVPESALYGAQTQRAINNFPISDEPLPEAFIRSLILIKAAAAQANEALECITPKQAQAIQNACNELLDADDLMQHFPVDVYQTGSGTSSNMNANEVIATLASQYNGETINPNDHVNFGQSSNDVIPSAIHVSATLELAGHLLPALEHLKATIIEKGKRLATYTKTGRTHLMDAMPVRLDQTFNAWAAQLQDNIDNLNHIKSKTSQLAQGGTAVGTGINAHPEFAQRFAQSLSELTKQTFSPGQDFFALIGSQDTAVALSGQLKAVAVTYMKIANDLRWMNSGPLAGLGEITLQALQPGSSIMPGKVNPVIPEATAMVAAQVIGNDAAVTIGGQSGNFELNVMLPMIAKNLLNSIKLLANSGQLLADSAIATLTVNEAKLNEALHRNPILVTALNPIIGYAKAAEIAKKAYQDGRPVIDVADEETDLSREELTSLLDPAKLTHGGL, from the coding sequence ATGAAAATGCGCATTGAAAAAGACAGTATGGGTGAACTCGAAGTACCAGAAAGTGCTCTTTATGGTGCTCAAACGCAACGAGCGATTAATAATTTTCCAATCAGTGATGAGCCATTGCCAGAAGCTTTTATTCGTTCTCTTATTTTGATAAAAGCGGCGGCCGCTCAGGCGAATGAAGCTCTAGAGTGCATTACACCTAAACAAGCACAGGCTATCCAGAATGCTTGCAATGAACTGTTGGATGCGGATGATTTGATGCAGCATTTTCCAGTAGACGTGTATCAAACTGGCTCTGGTACCAGTTCAAACATGAATGCCAATGAAGTGATTGCGACTCTTGCCAGTCAGTACAATGGTGAAACCATTAACCCGAATGACCATGTCAACTTTGGTCAAAGCAGTAATGACGTGATTCCAAGTGCGATTCATGTGAGTGCGACGTTAGAATTAGCGGGCCATTTATTGCCTGCCTTGGAGCATTTAAAAGCCACTATTATCGAGAAAGGCAAGCGTCTAGCAACCTACACCAAGACAGGCCGTACTCACTTAATGGATGCCATGCCGGTTCGTTTGGATCAAACCTTTAATGCTTGGGCAGCTCAGCTGCAAGATAATATTGATAATTTGAATCACATCAAAAGCAAAACCAGCCAATTGGCACAAGGCGGTACGGCGGTTGGTACGGGGATTAATGCCCACCCTGAATTTGCTCAGCGCTTTGCGCAATCACTGTCCGAGCTAACCAAGCAAACCTTCTCTCCAGGGCAGGATTTCTTTGCTTTGATTGGATCTCAGGACACAGCGGTTGCTTTATCTGGTCAGCTTAAAGCCGTTGCAGTGACCTATATGAAGATTGCAAACGATTTACGCTGGATGAACTCAGGTCCATTGGCCGGATTAGGGGAAATAACCTTGCAAGCATTGCAGCCAGGCTCTTCCATTATGCCTGGCAAGGTGAACCCCGTGATTCCTGAGGCGACGGCCATGGTAGCAGCGCAAGTTATAGGAAATGATGCGGCGGTGACGATTGGTGGTCAGTCAGGCAATTTTGAATTGAATGTCATGTTGCCTATGATTGCGAAAAACCTGTTGAACAGCATCAAACTGTTGGCCAACAGTGGTCAGTTGCTTGCAGACAGTGCGATCGCGACGTTAACCGTGAATGAAGCGAAGCTAAACGAAGCTTTGCACCGTAATCCCATTTTAGTCACGGCGCTTAATCCCATTATTGGCTATGCAAAGGCGGCTGAAATCGCGAAAAAAGCCTATCAAGATGGTCGTCCTGTGATTGATGTGGCAGATGAGGAAACCGACTTAAGTCGTGAAGAGCTGACCAGCTTGCTCGATCCTGCCAAATTGACCCATGGTGGTCTGTAG
- a CDS encoding FKBP-type peptidyl-prolyl cis-trans isomerase — protein sequence MSIADNQVVQFHYTLRHGEELIETSAGKEPVAYLHGHGNIIPGLEKAMEGKAAGDEFAVTVSPEEGYGERKENQTQQMPVKHLQGSKRWKAGMVATVQTDKGLRQVTIVKMGLKHATVDVNHPLSGKELTFNIEVVATREATNDEIAHGHAHGVGGHHH from the coding sequence ATGTCCATTGCAGACAATCAAGTCGTTCAATTTCATTATACGTTACGTCATGGTGAAGAGCTGATCGAAACTTCCGCGGGAAAAGAGCCAGTCGCGTATCTTCATGGCCACGGTAATATTATTCCCGGTCTAGAAAAAGCCATGGAAGGAAAGGCTGCGGGTGATGAGTTTGCTGTGACAGTATCACCAGAAGAAGGCTATGGTGAGCGTAAAGAGAACCAGACACAGCAAATGCCCGTAAAGCATTTGCAGGGCTCGAAGCGTTGGAAAGCGGGAATGGTGGCGACAGTACAAACGGACAAAGGCCTGCGTCAGGTGACCATTGTTAAAATGGGTCTAAAGCACGCCACAGTTGATGTAAATCATCCATTATCTGGGAAAGAGTTGACCTTCAATATTGAAGTTGTAGCGACTCGTGAAGCCACTAATGATGAAATCGCACACGGTCACGCACACGGTGTGGGCGGTCATCACCACTAA
- a CDS encoding YebG family protein — translation MSVIIKYVVERHGIEKMTFTSKAEADAYDKLLDTAEALEIILSGSQLVEDDPLRESLAMYLAEHKNSVIDALGPKKKTTSKKKHSQSSQTELALNKTPKSPSASLEDLVIETDEEQIYQEEEAADPFEEGDFDESHAA, via the coding sequence ATGTCCGTCATTATTAAATACGTCGTAGAACGCCATGGAATCGAAAAAATGACTTTTACTTCAAAAGCCGAAGCAGACGCTTATGACAAGCTTCTGGATACTGCTGAAGCGCTGGAGATTATACTCAGCGGTAGCCAGCTCGTTGAAGATGATCCCCTGCGAGAGTCGTTAGCCATGTACTTGGCTGAGCACAAGAACAGTGTCATTGATGCCCTTGGCCCAAAAAAGAAAACGACAAGTAAGAAAAAACACAGCCAAAGTTCACAAACGGAACTGGCTCTCAACAAAACACCAAAATCGCCAAGCGCGTCGTTGGAAGACTTAGTAATAGAAACCGATGAAGAACAAATTTATCAGGAGGAAGAAGCGGCCGATCCATTTGAAGAAGGCGATTTTGATGAAAGCCATGCGGCTTAG
- a CDS encoding amino acid ABC transporter ATP-binding protein — translation MTKQLGEHIIRAENVDKVYPNLCHALKKVSLDIKRGEVVVIIGPSGSGKSTFLRTLNQLETISEGTIHIDDISLTDKKTNINKVREEVGMVFQSFNLFPHKTALGNVMLSPIKVLKKSKQEAEQEARELLKRVGLAERMNNYPSHLSGGQQQRVAIARALAMMPKIMLFDEPTSALDPEMVGEVLDVMKSLANDGMTMVVVTHEMGFAREVADRVVFMEDGELVFEESPDRFFESDNPRLQRFLGQVL, via the coding sequence GTGACTAAGCAGCTAGGTGAGCACATTATTCGTGCTGAAAATGTTGATAAAGTGTATCCAAATTTATGTCACGCTTTGAAAAAAGTGTCGTTGGATATCAAGCGTGGTGAAGTGGTTGTGATCATAGGGCCAAGTGGTTCAGGCAAGTCGACTTTTTTGAGGACGTTGAATCAGTTGGAAACCATTTCAGAAGGCACGATTCATATTGATGACATCAGCCTGACTGACAAGAAAACCAATATCAATAAAGTCCGTGAAGAAGTGGGCATGGTGTTTCAGTCTTTTAACCTGTTTCCGCATAAAACAGCTCTTGGTAATGTGATGTTGTCACCGATCAAGGTGTTGAAAAAGAGTAAACAAGAAGCCGAGCAAGAAGCCCGTGAGCTGCTGAAGCGTGTGGGTTTGGCTGAACGCATGAACAACTACCCATCGCATTTGTCTGGTGGTCAGCAGCAACGTGTGGCCATTGCCCGAGCTTTGGCCATGATGCCAAAAATCATGTTGTTTGATGAGCCGACCAGTGCCCTTGATCCGGAAATGGTTGGGGAAGTCTTGGATGTCATGAAGAGTCTTGCCAATGATGGTATGACCATGGTGGTAGTGACTCACGAAATGGGGTTTGCCCGTGAAGTGGCTGACCGAGTAGTCTTTATGGAAGATGGGGAATTGGTGTTTGAAGAGTCGCCAGATCGCTTCTTCGAATCGGATAACCCTCGTTTACAGCGTTTCCTTGGTCAAGTGCTGTAG
- a CDS encoding DUF1439 domain-containing protein, with the protein MRLYSTIAHVLLLGFTSLILTGCNSFRVSEADVNKDLAKQLEQSKETRLALTSGDAVVLNLAIKAAKVDFLERDGGLISVALMCDLTGEVSAFGQSFSLTTDVNPSFESGIRLQDKQLFLVAPRFTQVVISGSRFDENIIRSTLGSLQDKVEVALRDYFDHHPVYELNHSPFEKLAASMVSDIVIEDDSLELSMF; encoded by the coding sequence ATGCGTCTGTATTCAACCATTGCTCATGTGTTATTGCTTGGATTCACAAGTTTGATATTAACAGGCTGTAATAGTTTTCGTGTGAGTGAAGCCGATGTTAATAAAGATTTGGCTAAGCAGCTGGAGCAGTCGAAAGAGACGCGTTTGGCTTTAACTTCTGGCGATGCTGTGGTTTTAAATCTTGCGATTAAAGCGGCAAAAGTAGATTTCTTGGAGCGAGATGGCGGTCTGATTTCCGTTGCTTTAATGTGTGATTTAACGGGGGAAGTGTCGGCATTTGGGCAAAGCTTTTCGCTCACAACTGATGTCAATCCTTCTTTTGAATCTGGTATTCGTTTACAGGATAAGCAATTGTTTTTAGTGGCCCCAAGATTTACTCAGGTTGTGATCAGTGGCTCCCGCTTTGATGAAAACATCATCCGCTCAACTTTAGGTTCCTTACAAGACAAAGTCGAAGTCGCCTTACGAGACTACTTTGACCACCATCCAGTCTATGAATTAAACCACTCGCCATTCGAAAAATTAGCCGCTTCCATGGTGAGTGACATTGTGATTGAAGACGATTCCCTTGAATTGTCTATGTTTTAA
- a CDS encoding LacI family DNA-binding transcriptional regulator produces the protein MQKKKGFATISDVAKHANVGKTSVSRYLNGEQNKLSDLMIDKIANAIKTLDYRPNHSARMLKAGQSKLIGLLLADVTNPYSIDVLQGIEDVCRQQGYMLMVCNTNNQQDLQAQYLTLLEAHRVDGLIINTAGMIPKQVALFQKLSCPLVLVDRINTSLGYDSVGLDNHQAVTQACQHLLGESYNALLVITESLEIEPRQARVDAIADFCNQHSTLHYQVFETDNMCVDSISQAIQEFIGHYPQRKKAIFTINGVAMMSTAKALKGLNLQIRQDIGLIGIDDPEWAQLFEGGITVMRQPSKIIGQTACERLLTRIQGNKEAPLNLTLSAELIVREST, from the coding sequence TTGCAAAAGAAAAAAGGCTTCGCCACCATCTCAGATGTTGCCAAACATGCCAATGTTGGTAAAACCAGTGTATCGCGATACCTAAACGGTGAGCAGAATAAATTATCCGATCTGATGATTGATAAAATTGCCAATGCCATCAAAACGTTAGATTATCGACCAAATCACTCGGCTCGCATGCTAAAAGCGGGACAATCAAAATTGATTGGTCTGTTATTAGCGGATGTAACCAACCCTTATTCCATTGACGTATTGCAAGGCATTGAGGATGTCTGTCGTCAGCAGGGGTATATGCTGATGGTGTGTAACACCAATAATCAGCAAGACCTGCAAGCTCAATACCTAACGTTACTGGAAGCCCATCGAGTAGACGGATTAATCATTAACACTGCGGGAATGATACCAAAGCAAGTGGCACTTTTTCAGAAACTGAGCTGCCCATTAGTACTGGTGGATAGGATCAACACGTCACTCGGTTATGATTCGGTTGGTCTGGATAATCACCAAGCGGTTACCCAAGCCTGCCAACATCTGCTCGGCGAATCTTATAACGCTCTTCTGGTTATTACGGAATCACTGGAAATAGAACCGCGACAAGCGCGAGTCGATGCCATAGCTGACTTCTGCAACCAACACTCGACGCTCCATTATCAGGTATTCGAAACAGACAATATGTGCGTTGACTCGATATCGCAAGCCATTCAAGAATTCATAGGGCATTACCCACAACGTAAAAAAGCCATCTTCACCATCAATGGCGTCGCCATGATGAGCACAGCTAAGGCGTTAAAAGGACTCAATCTACAAATTCGTCAAGACATCGGCTTGATTGGCATTGATGATCCCGAATGGGCGCAATTGTTTGAAGGCGGCATCACAGTTATGCGCCAACCCTCTAAAATCATAGGACAAACTGCGTGTGAACGCCTACTAACACGCATTCAAGGTAATAAAGAAGCACCGCTGAACTTAACACTTTCCGCTGAACTGATCGTTCGAGAATCCACTTAA
- a CDS encoding cystathionine gamma-synthase family protein yields MIEKKEIGLGTKAIWGGEEEGHPYRATQTPIVASAAYGYQDIDHWYDVALGEAPGFIYSRMSNPTVETLEAKICSLENAESAVAFSTGMAAISSALYTFLQNGSRVVSTKDSYGGTNKVFEEFLPRMGVDVVLCETHSHEQIEAEIAKGCDVLYLETPTNPTLKIVDIKRLAAAARKVGAIVMADNTFATPLNQNPLALGVDIVIHSATKFLSGHADAMGGLVCGAEPLMAKVRHYREINGASLDPFSAYLIIRGIKTLALRVRQQQVSAQAISEFLLTEPMVDAVNYPGLPNHNNHKIACEQMHGFGAMVSFVLAGGMETVTRLLPQLRYAHCAGNLGAVETIYGPARTTSHVENTLEERQALGISEGLVRISVGIEDTEDLISDLKQAFEFVRNASCR; encoded by the coding sequence GTGATTGAGAAAAAAGAGATAGGTCTTGGGACTAAGGCAATATGGGGCGGTGAAGAAGAAGGGCATCCATATCGAGCGACCCAAACGCCTATTGTCGCGAGTGCGGCTTATGGCTATCAAGATATCGATCATTGGTATGATGTGGCGTTGGGTGAAGCCCCCGGCTTTATTTATAGTCGAATGAGCAACCCCACCGTAGAAACCCTAGAAGCTAAAATTTGCTCTTTGGAAAATGCTGAGTCTGCCGTGGCTTTTAGTACAGGAATGGCAGCCATTAGTAGTGCCCTTTATACCTTTCTACAAAATGGTAGCCGTGTGGTGTCCACCAAAGACAGTTATGGCGGTACCAACAAAGTATTCGAAGAATTTTTACCTCGTATGGGTGTGGATGTCGTGTTATGTGAGACCCATAGTCATGAGCAGATAGAAGCGGAAATTGCCAAAGGCTGCGATGTACTGTATTTGGAAACACCGACCAACCCAACGCTTAAAATTGTTGATATTAAACGCTTGGCGGCCGCAGCTAGAAAAGTAGGTGCCATTGTGATGGCGGATAACACCTTTGCTACGCCGTTGAATCAAAACCCTTTGGCGTTGGGCGTAGACATTGTGATTCACAGTGCGACCAAGTTTTTGAGTGGCCATGCGGATGCCATGGGTGGTTTGGTGTGTGGTGCTGAGCCTTTGATGGCGAAAGTCAGGCATTATCGTGAAATTAATGGTGCTTCACTGGATCCATTTTCAGCTTATTTGATTATTCGTGGTATCAAAACCTTGGCGCTAAGAGTGCGTCAGCAACAAGTAAGCGCGCAAGCCATCTCCGAATTTTTGCTAACAGAGCCGATGGTTGACGCGGTGAATTACCCAGGGTTACCGAATCATAATAATCACAAGATTGCTTGTGAGCAGATGCACGGTTTTGGTGCTATGGTTAGTTTTGTGCTCGCAGGCGGTATGGAGACAGTAACACGTTTGTTACCGCAATTGCGTTATGCGCACTGTGCGGGCAACTTGGGGGCGGTTGAAACCATTTATGGTCCAGCCAGAACCACGAGTCATGTGGAAAATACCTTGGAAGAGCGCCAAGCATTAGGTATTTCGGAAGGGCTAGTGCGCATTTCCGTGGGGATTGAAGATACAGAGGATTTAATTTCTGATCTTAAACAGGCGTTTGAGTTTGTTCGGAATGCTTCTTGCAGGTAA
- a CDS encoding LysR substrate-binding domain-containing protein: MNQKSLPPLNWLHTFEASARHLNFTHAATELCLTQGAVSQQIRLLESHLGVALFQRLARGLSLTKEGRAYYPVVQDAISRLSVGTSEIFSPDSQSLVKIRGSLSFFSYWLAPKLADFKALHPHIDIRYASHIWLAEWDAEEDMEIRWGHGDWQGLLSQRLTWDSLMPVCSPALPQHTRLDTPADLTNHTLLHVLGYEEGWGYWLNIMGEDQVDFSRGMQFDTLVSTLRMAELGQGVALARSSMVSELIAQGRLIAPFAKQVEASESFYLVKESSAPLHSAAQVFFDWLLEQAHRSKPAQ; encoded by the coding sequence ATGAATCAAAAATCTCTCCCTCCTTTGAATTGGCTGCATACCTTTGAAGCCTCTGCACGCCATCTTAATTTTACTCATGCTGCGACCGAATTGTGTCTGACACAAGGGGCTGTTAGCCAGCAAATACGTTTACTCGAAAGTCATCTTGGTGTGGCACTTTTTCAGCGTTTGGCTCGTGGTTTGAGCTTAACCAAAGAAGGTCGAGCCTATTATCCTGTGGTGCAAGATGCCATCAGTCGTTTGTCTGTTGGTACCAGTGAGATTTTTTCTCCCGACAGTCAAAGTCTCGTTAAAATACGCGGCAGCTTGTCCTTTTTTAGTTATTGGTTAGCACCAAAATTGGCCGATTTTAAAGCTCTGCATCCGCACATAGACATTCGTTACGCTAGTCATATTTGGTTGGCTGAATGGGATGCCGAAGAGGACATGGAAATTCGTTGGGGGCACGGTGATTGGCAAGGTTTGTTGTCACAACGTCTTACATGGGACAGTTTGATGCCTGTCTGTTCGCCAGCATTACCACAGCATACTCGCTTGGACACGCCTGCTGATTTAACCAATCACACTTTGCTGCATGTGCTTGGCTACGAAGAGGGTTGGGGTTATTGGTTGAATATTATGGGCGAAGATCAAGTGGATTTTTCCCGAGGGATGCAATTTGACACCTTGGTATCAACACTGCGTATGGCGGAGCTTGGGCAAGGCGTGGCTTTAGCAAGATCTTCCATGGTGTCGGAGCTTATTGCACAAGGACGATTGATTGCGCCTTTTGCGAAACAAGTAGAAGCCAGTGAGTCGTTTTATTTGGTGAAAGAATCCAGTGCCCCATTGCACTCGGCGGCTCAAGTGTTTTTTGATTGGTTATTAGAGCAAGCTCACAGAAGTAAGCCTGCTCAATGA
- a CDS encoding amino acid ABC transporter permease: MENKSHLLLWKGLFLLILVGLGFGIYASSKSIDYTWRWERIPQYIVSTEPTEIRAPFDGTAYVDDATNTITIESDIGLDPLVIKKFDDVLIYDGDLVFEGDPVAERTGWTIGPITWGLWITLKLSVVSLVFAVIIGLFTGLARISHNPVLRYLAITYVELIRGTPLLVQIFIFYFFIGTVLSLDRFTAGVAALSVFTGAYIAEIVRSGIQSIHPGQMEAARSLGMNYVKAMVNVILPQAFKRTLPPMAGQFINLIKDSSLVSVISITDLTKAGREVVSSTFAPFEVWFTVALLYLVLTGSLSWAIQYLEKRLSASD, encoded by the coding sequence ATGGAAAATAAATCACACCTGCTTTTATGGAAAGGCTTATTTTTGCTGATCCTAGTTGGGTTGGGCTTTGGTATTTACGCCTCCAGCAAAAGCATTGACTACACATGGCGTTGGGAGCGTATTCCACAGTATATTGTGAGTACTGAGCCGACTGAAATTCGTGCCCCTTTTGATGGTACTGCTTACGTAGACGATGCCACCAACACCATCACCATTGAATCCGATATCGGTCTCGATCCTCTGGTCATCAAGAAGTTTGATGACGTATTGATTTATGATGGTGATCTAGTATTTGAAGGGGATCCAGTCGCTGAACGAACCGGTTGGACGATTGGACCAATTACCTGGGGATTATGGATTACACTGAAATTATCGGTAGTGTCCCTAGTTTTTGCTGTCATCATAGGCTTATTTACTGGTCTTGCACGCATTTCTCATAATCCAGTGCTGCGTTACCTCGCCATTACCTACGTTGAATTGATTCGTGGTACACCACTTCTGGTGCAGATTTTTATCTTCTATTTCTTTATCGGCACAGTACTAAGTCTGGATCGATTTACGGCAGGCGTGGCGGCGTTGTCTGTTTTTACCGGGGCTTATATTGCTGAGATCGTACGTTCTGGTATTCAGTCGATTCACCCAGGGCAAATGGAAGCGGCACGCAGTTTAGGCATGAACTATGTAAAGGCCATGGTGAACGTTATTCTGCCGCAAGCATTTAAGCGTACTTTGCCGCCTATGGCTGGTCAGTTTATTAACCTGATCAAAGATTCTTCATTGGTATCTGTGATCTCCATTACTGACTTAACCAAAGCGGGTCGTGAAGTGGTGAGTTCTACATTTGCACCTTTTGAAGTCTGGTTTACGGTCGCATTATTGTATTTAGTACTTACTGGTTCTTTATCTTGGGCCATCCAATATCTAGAGAAGAGGTTGTCAGCCAGTGACTAA
- a CDS encoding mechanosensitive ion channel family protein codes for MPFDLSQLDLSIITDHVELALTLTLIFLVYLIRRYTKRAIRLNQHIDHDKKRQRINAADNAFNFLFVVGLILIWSSELQNIAISIAAFMVALVIATKEFIACIVGAFYRASTRPYQVGDWIKVANFEGEVTDSDWLSTTLFEVDLKGGSYTYTGRTTLVPNSVLLVHTVQNLNYMRRYVTHSFSISRQTDDVNLFEIKEHILAKLREYSEHFHEVAIRYNSLIEKRLDINISGPEPRVRITTTMEGHNVFTVSLFCPTDEAIDIEQKVTEDFMRFWFEKRRLIDSKE; via the coding sequence ATGCCTTTCGATTTATCTCAATTGGATCTATCCATCATTACTGATCATGTCGAGCTGGCACTTACTCTGACGTTGATTTTTTTGGTGTATTTAATTCGTCGTTACACCAAGCGAGCGATTCGTCTTAACCAACATATTGATCACGATAAAAAGCGTCAAAGAATTAATGCCGCGGATAACGCCTTTAATTTCTTATTTGTCGTTGGGTTGATTTTGATTTGGTCATCAGAGCTGCAAAATATCGCCATTTCCATTGCTGCTTTCATGGTGGCATTAGTGATTGCCACAAAAGAATTCATTGCCTGTATCGTCGGCGCTTTTTATCGCGCCAGTACTCGACCATACCAAGTCGGTGATTGGATCAAGGTTGCCAATTTTGAAGGGGAAGTGACGGACAGTGACTGGTTATCCACTACGTTATTTGAAGTGGATTTAAAAGGCGGTAGTTATACTTATACAGGTCGTACTACGCTTGTGCCGAACAGTGTGTTATTGGTTCATACTGTGCAAAACCTGAATTACATGCGACGCTATGTGACCCACAGTTTTTCCATTTCACGCCAGACCGATGATGTGAACCTGTTTGAGATTAAAGAGCACATATTGGCTAAGCTTCGTGAATACAGCGAACACTTTCATGAAGTGGCCATCCGTTACAACAGCCTAATCGAAAAACGCTTGGATATTAATATCTCGGGGCCTGAACCACGTGTTCGAATTACCACGACTATGGAAGGTCATAATGTGTTTACCGTGTCGTTATTTTGCCCAACTGATGAAGCGATCGACATTGAACAAAAAGTAACGGAAGATTTTATGCGCTTTTGGTTTGAAAAGCGTCGACTCATAGATTCTAAAGAATAG
- a CDS encoding GNAT family N-acetyltransferase encodes MSALLILRPAKMSDSDDLLTWRNDSLTRQASHSMDPVSAADHQRWLEASLKATKQRRLWIAEFNECAVGTCRADKLEHAWLLSWTVAPGARGKGLAHQMLQAMLSQFDEPLEAQVKLGNQASIHVAQKAGFRLIKEEHGVLFFYRD; translated from the coding sequence GTGTCTGCCTTGTTGATATTACGACCTGCAAAAATGAGTGATTCCGATGATTTGCTGACTTGGCGCAATGATTCCTTGACACGGCAAGCGTCTCATTCGATGGACCCAGTAAGCGCAGCAGATCATCAACGTTGGCTGGAGGCGTCATTGAAGGCGACCAAGCAGAGGCGTTTGTGGATTGCCGAGTTTAACGAATGTGCCGTGGGGACTTGTCGAGCCGATAAGCTCGAGCATGCTTGGTTACTGTCATGGACTGTGGCACCGGGTGCCCGAGGTAAGGGCCTAGCGCATCAAATGCTGCAAGCAATGCTCTCGCAATTTGATGAACCGCTTGAAGCTCAAGTCAAATTGGGCAATCAAGCCTCGATTCATGTCGCGCAGAAAGCCGGTTTCCGACTGATCAAAGAAGAGCATGGGGTGCTGTTTTTTTATCGTGATTAA